Proteins found in one Fusarium oxysporum Fo47 chromosome V, complete sequence genomic segment:
- a CDS encoding HAD-like domain-containing protein: MTLNLNEFDVLVFDIEGTVCPISFVKDVLFPYALEALPKVLDQEWDSPEFAKYRDAFPEEYRNSRSDFEAHVRDLVKRDVKIAYLKSLQGYLWLQGYKSGNIVAPLFPDVEPFFNEATQAGKKIIIYSSGSVPAQKLLFSHTNSGKSDMTPLIADYFDTTNAGPKTEVDSYTKIISEHPEHKDVNRWIFLSDNINEVKAAVGAGMRSLPVVRPGNAPLPPDEPLSKLAITEFKNSEVASLGV; the protein is encoded by the exons ATGACGCTCAACCTCAATGAATTTGACGTCCTAGTGTTTGACATCG AAGGAACCGTTTGTCCCATCTCCTTTGTCAAGGACGTTCTC TTTCCGTATGCACTTGAGGCACTTCCCAAGGTGTTGGATCAAGAGTGGGATAGCCCAGAGTTCGCAAAGTACCGCGATGCCTTCCCCGAGGAGTATCGCAACTCGCGCTCTGACTTTGAAGCGCACGTCCGCGACCTCGTGAAGCGTGATGTCAAGATTGCCTACCTCAAGTCGCTCCAGGGTTACCTGTGGTTGCAAGGCTACAAGTCGGGTAACATCGTGGCGCCCCTCTTCCCAGATGTTGAGCCCTTCTTCAACGAGGCCACCCAAGCTGGaaagaagatcatcatctACTCGTCCGGCTCAGTCCCTGCGCAGAAGTTGCTCTTTTCACATACCAACTCCGGGAAATCAGATATGACGCCCCTTATCGCCGACTACTTTGATACCACTAATGCGGGGCCCAAAACCGAGGTTGATAGCTACACGAAGATCATTTCTGAGCACCCGGAGCACAAGGACGTCAACCGATGGATTTTCCTGAGCGACAATATCAACGAGgtcaaggctgctgttggGGCTGGTATGCGCAGTTTGCCCGTTGTTCGTCCCGGTAATGCGCCCTTGCCGCCAGACGAACCTCTGTCCAAGCTCGCCATTACCGAGTTCAAGAACTCAGAGGTCGCTTCTTTGGGAGTATGA